The genomic stretch CAATAGGGATGGATCACGTAATAAAGCCCTAGCTAGTGCAATGCATTGACGCTGACCGCCAGAAAGGCGCTGACCAAATTCACCGACTGGCGCTGCAAGCCCGCCATCTAATGTTTCTGCCATCGCTGTAATCCCAGTAGCCGAAAGTACGGAACGGAATCGCTCTTCAGGAATTGGGGCGTGTTGGCCTGCGGTTAAGTTATCGAGTACAGAACCAAAAAACAGAACCGGTGTTTGCGCCAACCAGCCACTGTGGCGGCGTAGCTCATCGACCGACCATAACGCGGATTCGAGTCCGTCAAAATACACACGGCCAGAACTCGCTTGTAATTGCCCAGCCAATAACGCTAAGAGCGTGGATTTACCACTCCCCACCGCACCAACGATGCCGATCCGCTCTCCAGCATGAATTTCGAAATTAAGATCGGTCAGCGTAGCTCGCTCAGATCCGGGATAAGTAAAAGAAACCTCAGACAATCGAACCGAACCATCAAAATGCCCCGTATCAACGCCGCTACTCTGACGGCACTCTTGAGGCAATTCAACGATATGCTCTAAACCTTCAAGTGCGGTTCTCGTCTGCTGATAACGCAAGCAGAGCATTGCGATTTGCCCCATTGCAGCAGCTACGCGGCCAGACAACATCGTCAGGGCAATTAGCCCACCCATTGAGAGACTTCCTGCGGCAATAGAGTAAACCCCTCCGACTATCAACGCGGTATTAACCAACTGTTGAACAGATGCCGAAGCGTGCGAGAGTTGATTACTCGCTTCTCGAGCGGAAATATTGGCATCAGCTAATTCTGCGATGAGCTGCTCCCAACGAGCCAGCATCATTGGTTGAGCATTGAGCTGCTTTGTCTCTCCCAACGCCACCAAGTTTTCCAACAAAATGGCTTGCCGCTGACTGGAAAAACGTGAGGCCTCATCAAGCGCTGCTTTCATGCGGCGCTGAACAACAAAGGCATAAGACACCAACCCGATTAATGCAACAATCGGAATCAGCACCAACCAACCACCCAACCAGGCAATCACAGCCAGAAAAATCAGCGTAAACGGCAAATCAATGAGCGCTAACAAAGTGGCACTAGTAAAGAAATCACGAACGCTGTCAAACTCTTGAATTTGCTTGGAGAATGTCGCAACAGACTGCGGGCGATGCTCCATGCGCATACCCAGCACACGCGAAAATAAGATTCGAGATACATTCCGATCAACCTCACGCCCGGTCAGGTCTGAAATTTCAGCTCTGGCCTTTTTTAAAGCGAGATCAAAACCGACCGCAACCACAACAACCAGCGCCAACACCCATAAAGTTTCATAGGCTTGATTGGGCACGACTCTGTCGTACACATTCATAGAAAACAACGGGAGCAGCAAGGCAATAATATTGATGAAAAGCGATGCCAGCAGTAGGTCTCGATACCATGGGCGCAAAACATCTAATTCACGCCAAAGCCAATGCCGCTGAATGCGTTCAGGCAAGAGTGACTTCCCTCTAATATCCAGCGGGTCTGCAATACCTACGTGCCAGGCCCGAGTCACATTCGTTGGGGGCTGAGCAATGACTTGCCATTCCCCCCTTAGCCATAAGCGTAAGGAGTTGGTATCGCGAGCCAATACTCCACATTGACCATCAGCCAGCTCAAGCAATGCGGGCAATAAAGGTAAATTTGACTCTATTGGATCTAGCTTTACGCCATTAGCGGCGGCAAATCGAATTAAGCTTGTGTCATCGTCAGACTCGGGGCGAGCTACTTGTGCAGCTCGCACGCCTAAAACTTGCAAGGCAGCATCAAGTGCTTCAAATCGCTGCATACTCATTGTGTCACCAGCGTTCCTTCGTCAATCAGCTTTTGCAGCAAATCAGCTTCAGACACGCCGGCGGCAGAACCACCATACAAGACATCAAGCGAGACCCCGATCAGCTCGATCTTTTCGGTCACCTGCGCACCATTGGGTTTTATACTCAATGTAGTGATACCACCTGACTCGAGTAAGTCAATTTTCAGATCAGCATCTACACCCGTTGACACGCCTGAGAGCAAGGTTTTGAGATCAATCTTGTCCTCACCGACTGTAAAGTCGGTGATTTGATCTCGAGCTGGCAACTCGGCACTGCCAACATCTGCAGCAGAAAAAACGAATACATCGGCATCAGCGTTGCCAGTCAACGTATCATTTCCAGCACCGCCAGAAATGGTATCTGTACCAGCACTACCAATAAACAGGCCATCAACGGCTTCACCGGCCATCACCGCGCCCGCAGGGTCAAATAAACTCACTTTAATACTTTGGCTGGCGCCAGTAGCTGTCACCCCGGCAAGAGTCGACTCAGGAACCAAAGTCAGCGTGAAATTATTCACTACACCCATACTGGAGAATGTGAGTGATGCAACATCGCTTTGATTCACTAACCAATCGCTACCGTCACGCTCACCCGCACTGAGTGCAAAACGATCTGGTAAACCTTGTATACGTAGCAAAGCGCTCTCGCCGGGAGCTGGATTATCCAGCGCCAAATCAAGTCCTAATGGGACATTGGCTACATCACGCGTAAACAAAATTTCGCCATACTCGCTAGTCAATATCGGAGGAGATGCAACAGGTGTGAGATCAATCGTCAGATTGAGTGACACTACATCACTATCATCTGTCTGCTCGACACCTCCTACCAGCGCCCGATCATGGCTATACACCCCGATCTCAACATCCAATCGGCCAAACGCAGAAGCGCCAGGGAATAGCGTGATCGACTCCAGTACAGACTGTGGAATCAGGCCATCCGCGAGCATCGTATGTGGCACGATCAAATCAGCCTCGAATCCACCCGCAACCGCTTTAAATTCAGAAGAGAGCCGTGAATTCGGTCCAACGATACGTCCTGAGAGAATTCCCTCAAGTGCACTGGCATCAGAGCTATCTTTAATCAGGACGCTAATCCGAATACCCTCGTTACCGTTTGGATTTTCAGTGGTTTCGGCGCCCAGCTTGAGATTGATCGAACTACCTTCAGGACTAGACAGGCTGCCACTAGGGTGAGTGAGTTGCACCCCATCAGCGATAGGCATTACCTGCACAACAAATGGCGCTGCAACTGCTTTCACATCGGTGACCGCACCACTTTCTACCGTAGTTGCCACTAACTCAAGAGCTAAATCCCCCGCAAAATTTTTCGGCGGCAACAACCTTAAATTGCCAATATCTGCCGCGGCAAAGCCCCAGCTATAGGTAACACCACCATCGGTAGAGCCATTATTGGCACACTGTTCTAGTACACCTCCCCGATCAACAAACAAGACCGCATCCGCAGGAAGCCCCGTCAACCTTAAAGTCATTGATTCGGTAGAAATATTGCCATTGGTATCAAATAATTGCGCCGACAGCCCAGTCAACGCGATGTAGCTGTCTTCATCACCAATGCTATTTTGCGCTGCCACCGTTGCCAAGTCAGTCACGGGCTGCAATAAAATATCAATCGTGGCGGTTACATTTCGAACATGCGTTGCAGGGACTGTGCTAACCCCAGTTGTCGTGTCGGTAATTTCCAGCGTAACCGGCACTTTAATCACATCACTGACATTCAGCGGTGGGTGAAAAATTACAAGATTAAGTTGAGTTGGATCATCCAATACCCATTTCGCACCATCTTGAGTTAAGACCCCGGCCGGAGCGGACAACGTACCTAAACGACCATCGGCAGGAAGCTCAAAAATTAGCTTAGTAATTGTTTCTTTACCCTGAGCAGACTCATTGAGTTCATCATTCAATAAACTATTCAGATCAAGTCGAATATTAGTTGCCAAATCTTCACGCCACACGATTTGGTCCAGCGCACCAATATCGTCAACGCGAGGTTCAACCTCCAAAATCATGGTTTCTGAAGTTTCTTTTACATCACCAGATGGATCGGTGGAGACTTTATAAATAGGGAAGGAAATACGCCCTGCAAAATCCTCATCTAAGCCTACAATTTGCAAACTCGACAAAGTCGCTGGCGTAAATACATATTCAATAATGGCCTTGCCCTGCGGGCCAAATTTGTAATGCATGTCTGCCCCAGCTAAGCCCGCGCCATAGGGCAGATCGGATGCCATCACGCGGAAGGTCACCACATCGTTTGCATCACCAGCCGCACTGGTATTGATATGACCAGTCGTTGAGATGGGGGGAGTGACACCATCTTCGCTATTATCCATCCCCTCAACTGCATCCACCACCGAGAGCACAAGCTGACTTACCTCGCTGGCCTCACCCGCAACATGGCCTGTGAACTCCAAGTGGATTTTCGCGGTAACGACTTCAGCATCTACACCATCAAGTACACGCACCTTCACCAAAAGATCAATATTGCTCGTTGGATTATCTGCATGCCGCACCACTCGTAAGTTATCCAAAATACTCACGGCCGTATCAATAGTCGATGCGGATGTTAAATTGCTACCCAACTGCAGCAACCAGTTTCCATGACCATCGTGCAAAGCTCCAGGATAATCGATATACCAACCATCGCCCGCCGGCAATTGCAGTTCGATTTGATCGATATATTCCGAACCATCAATATCATCTTCGCTAAATGTAATGCCTGAAAGCGTAATGGCCCCTGAGCCGCTATCGGAGTAAGTCGATAACAAAGACTCAATTCGAGTGAGGATTGGTGAATCAACCGCGGTGTTATCCACTTGCTTCCATACATTCACATTGAGTTGAGTATCAATTAGCGCAGTGGCGGTTGCTCCGGTTTCCGACGTATCGGTGATGCTGTATTGGGCGCTCAGCAAGAAATGACCCGAAGCATCTTCTGGCCCCACCCATGTTAAACGGCCGGCATTGATCAATTGCTCCAACGTCAAGCCATTTTTCGCTGCCAACTGCGCTAGGTCTAAGCCCGCACCTACAGCGAGTATTTGACCATCCCAACGCAAGCTACCACCTGCATCGCTTTTAATCACAATGCCTGTGATCTTCTCACTGCCATCGATATCACGTAAGCCGGTGAGTCCATCCCACGGAGCCAGCCCTAAATTGAGCACGACGGGAATATCTTCGGCCGCTCGCGTATTAATCTCGGTGATGTTGACGGTATCCACCACGGGTAATAGCTCGATATGAATCTGATGAACAAACCGAGCGACGTCCCCATCTGGCTCTGTATTTATTTGCGTCAGGCGAGGCTCAAACTGAGCGCCACTGAAGTCTGCTAATGGTTTGAAATAAACCGATGCCAGTTGCGCCAAGGTCAATTGATAAACAGGAAGCCCATCCTCTGAGCCGACGATCGGCAATAACAATGGGTTACCTGCCGCATCGCTGAGCTGAACAGCCAATGGTACATGCGACAATAAGAAAGAAATGGATTCTGTGTTTTGATTGTCTTTTGTCGCAAGCTGGATATTGAGTTGGATTAACTCATCTTCGTTGAAAGTTCCGCTAATCACCCGACTGGCTTCATCATATGTCCAGCCATGACCATCTGTGACTAATGGTTCATCGGCAATCCCCTTGAGGGCGACCGTTACATTTTTGGTCGTGATTGCAGTGACAGGGCTTGGCGATAGACCATCTTGTACAGATTCGGTCGCAATCGCCGTAACTGTCAGAGTAAACTTCCCTCC from Chitinibacter sp. SCUT-21 encodes the following:
- a CDS encoding type I secretion system permease/ATPase; translated protein: MSMQRFEALDAALQVLGVRAAQVARPESDDDTSLIRFAAANGVKLDPIESNLPLLPALLELADGQCGVLARDTNSLRLWLRGEWQVIAQPPTNVTRAWHVGIADPLDIRGKSLLPERIQRHWLWRELDVLRPWYRDLLLASLFINIIALLLPLFSMNVYDRVVPNQAYETLWVLALVVVVAVGFDLALKKARAEISDLTGREVDRNVSRILFSRVLGMRMEHRPQSVATFSKQIQEFDSVRDFFTSATLLALIDLPFTLIFLAVIAWLGGWLVLIPIVALIGLVSYAFVVQRRMKAALDEASRFSSQRQAILLENLVALGETKQLNAQPMMLARWEQLIAELADANISAREASNQLSHASASVQQLVNTALIVGGVYSIAAGSLSMGGLIALTMLSGRVAAAMGQIAMLCLRYQQTRTALEGLEHIVELPQECRQSSGVDTGHFDGSVRLSEVSFTYPGSERATLTDLNFEIHAGERIGIVGAVGSGKSTLLALLAGQLQASSGRVYFDGLESALWSVDELRRHSGWLAQTPVLFFGSVLDNLTAGQHAPIPEERFRSVLSATGITAMAETLDGGLAAPVGEFGQRLSGGQRQCIALARALLRDPSLLLLDEPTSAMDQAREQNVIDMLNGLSSSTTIVLATHRPQLLALCSRIIVLENGRVLADGPPARKNEVRHTVRGVSLVPRKETV